DNA from Daphnia pulicaria isolate SC F1-1A chromosome 3, SC_F0-13Bv2, whole genome shotgun sequence:
ttttttgtagtcaGATTCAGATAATTTAAAGGTGCACGCAACCTTACATGGACATCATCATTGTTTCGTAAAATCGAAACAAATTTTCATGTACGCGTCCGCACGGGATTGCAAAAGCAACTCTTTCTATTTCGTGAATGACAATAGTCCAATAATAGAAATGGTGGTGTATCTAACCACTTTTTAGACGTAGAAGGTACCGACAACCGCCTCTGGCCATTCCACTTAGGATTGCTGCTTCCTTGTCAAGTGCAGTGTTTTGCACCCACCTTAATTTTCTCACGTCAGTTTGGTACACGTCTGGCTAAAATGTACACATCCTAGCATTTCCTTTTCCCGTGTTGCAAGTATTACATCATAGCGATTGAAATCGCGAAATGATGCGTTTCACTATTTCGGCTAGCGCAGACAGTTGGTAAAGCGCAATTTTCACTTTCCCATTTTTGCTAGAAGATGTTCTACTATACACATAGGGTGTATACGATTTTTGTTTGCAGGAAATTCTGTTACCATAGTTAACCTGTTATTGGTTACGTAATCAAATTCCTTTCAATGTCGTAAATTctttgtacaaaaaaaaagaatagctACTTTGGCTACTTCGAAATGGAATTGCTGTAACGATGACCGAGTAAAGGGAAAATTTAACAGGCAGCCAAGTACTAATTTGAATGCTTGGCTGAATATAGCGACGCCAGGACTAAATTTACTTCGGACAAATTTCTGTAATTTTCAATGGCGTtatgtagaaagaaaaaaaatatgtaaatttagtctgaaggaaaaaaacccaaaacaaaacatagcACAATGTTTGAATCATTCATGATTATACGTATATTCGTGGTTCTGTAGCTGCAGGGGTTCGGCCTCCAACAGGTACATACCATAGGTGGGGCGCTCAAACCCACTGGAAAACACAGGCTCAAGTAACCATAATTATTCAAACAATAATAACGTTAACGATCTTTTCGTAAGGACTAATATAACATGAGCTGCATTTAGGAATTGCGGGCGGTCTCGTAGGTTTGATTGTATTAGATTAGGTTCTTTTGTATTAATCTTGTCCTGCTATCGTGACGAATACCGATGGATGTTATTAATAACTCTTGTCGCTTTCGGAacctaaaattattattaaacgCTTTTAACAACAGTTGGATTATTAAATGCATGTGCAACAGCCTCTGTGGTTATGGGACATTTTGGAAACAGATGAGAACAGATTTTCAAATCTTTAGGAACACTTGCTCCGACAAAAGCTGCATACCGGAAAGCTGCTCTCGAGTCCGTCTTTAATTGTTCAACTGTAGGGGGTTTTTTCTCGCTACAAAAAcagataatttttaatttgtaaaatattttgtttaattattattgCGTCAAGTCGCATGACAGAGTTTTTGTTTAGCTTTGTCTAAGTGATAGTAAGAACATTTTAACTTACTCGAATAGTTGAATGATTTTGCGCCCAGTTTCATTGAGATCCTCTTTCCTTTGCTGATGCAGTTCACAGACAAGGCGACCACCACAACCAAGTTGATCTAAAATTTTAGCGGCTCTTAGCAGCTCAGCATCGTCGTATTTCGAAGTGACAGAACCAGTTTCATTGCTGCTGTCACTGATTGATCTCCTTCTATAATGGTGGTGACGACCCCAAGATTGAATGTGATTTTTCTCCCTGGATTTCTTATGGCCAATGATGAGGCCAGCGATTATTCCAATGGCTCCAGCTACAACCGCCGTTTTTACTAGTAAAAGGGATCGGGGCACACGACGATGTCCGATGGCATTAGAATCAACTTTGTCGTTTTCTTGCTGCTGGCCACCGACTGTATGTTCTTCAAACACGACGGAAAACAAAAGTAAACCGAAAACTGCGTAAAACTTGAGCTGCATGCTTTCAATTTCTGAATGGTGGCGGAAATATTCAAACTGCAGCGCAATATCCTAGAGTTCTAATGAGTACCTGGTGCAATTGCTGATAAGCAGTGACTGATGTTTTAATTCATACAAGAACTACACTTATCTATTTTATATTACTCACAGTAAAGACGGCCTTGCCCACTTACtcattgttttatttcataaCCCTTCTCTAAGGTTTCTTTTCCCGCCACAATGACGAATTTCCAAACGATGGACTAGTTGATCAGTCTGCGCGAACCCTTTTCGCCCTTCTGGTTAGGAGTTGACTTCGACAACGTAACCGCACCAAAGAAACCAACACAACCGAGGTAAGTTATTGCATACTAAAAAACATATCTCCGGTTTCAGTTTTGGTAAGCGGAAGTTTCTTCGATAGTCGTAGAAAGCGTTGGATTTGGCTAGACTAATCACATTTAGAAGTTTGATGTATCCatatagaaaatcaaattgaagaaAGCATTGATGTAGGAAG
Protein-coding regions in this window:
- the LOC124329556 gene encoding uncharacterized protein LOC124329556; the protein is MQLKFYAVFGLLLFSVVFEEHTVGGQQQENDKVDSNAIGHRRVPRSLLLVKTAVVAGAIGIIAGLIIGHKKSREKNHIQSWGRHHHYRRRSISDSSNETGSVTSKYDDAELLRAAKILDQLGCGGRLVCELHQQRKEDLNETGRKIIQLFDEKKPPTVEQLKTDSRAAFRYAAFVGASVPKDLKICSHLFPKCPITTEAVAHAFNNPTVVKSV